The Saprospiraceae bacterium genome includes a window with the following:
- a CDS encoding DUF1572 family protein: MLSSSIKQFKYYKQLADKAMAQLGDHDMYFHQQNAEDNSIAVIIQHMVRNMKSRWTNIFTEDGEKPWRNRDAEFEPGIKDTKELIEKWQEGWKILFDTLQTLKDTDLDKTVFIRNEGLLVSDAIIRQLCHYSYHCGQIVSKCKQLKGSTWEYLSIPRNQSKEYNLKKFSAEKQSKHFLDELLDTE, from the coding sequence ATGTTGTCATCATCCATTAAACAATTTAAGTATTACAAACAACTTGCCGACAAAGCTATGGCTCAGTTGGGCGACCATGATATGTACTTTCATCAGCAAAATGCTGAGGATAATAGTATAGCTGTCATCATCCAGCATATGGTGAGGAACATGAAATCCAGATGGACCAATATTTTTACTGAAGACGGCGAAAAACCATGGAGAAACAGAGATGCGGAATTTGAACCAGGCATCAAAGATACTAAGGAATTGATTGAAAAATGGCAGGAAGGTTGGAAAATACTATTTGATACCCTTCAAACCCTAAAGGATACCGATCTTGATAAAACTGTTTTCATCAGAAATGAAGGCCTATTGGTTTCAGACGCCATTATCAGACAACTTTGCCATTACAGCTACCATTGCGGGCAGATAGTCTCAAAATGTAAACAACTTAAAGGTAGCACTTGGGAATATCTTTCTATCCCTCGAAATCAATCCAAAGAATACAATCTAAAAAAATTTAGTGCAGAAAAACAATCAAAACATTTCTTGGACGAACTACTCGATACAGAATGA